The DNA region GTTGGTACCAGGTGGGGTGGAGCGGAGAGTTCGGTCCCGGGGCGGTCGTCCCGCTTCGGTACTTCGAGAAGGACCTCGTGTGCTTCCGAACCGAGTCCGGCGACCTACGGATCAGTGACGCCTTCTGCCTCCACTTCGGCGCGCACCTCGGTTACGGGGGCAAGGTCGAAGGAGACTGCATCGTCTGCCCGTTCCACGGCTGGAAGTGGGACGCCGAAGGTCGCAACGTCGACATCCCGTACAGCGACCCCGAGCGGATGAAGCTGCAGATCAAGCACTGGCCCGTCGCCGAGGTCGACGGCCTCGTGCTGATGTGGTTCGGGGCGAACGGCGAGGCGCCGACCTGGGACCCGCCGCGGATGCTGCCGGAGGGCGCCGACCACCTCACGGATTTCTGGCCGGTCTACCCGGACACGTGCCACGTCTGGCCCGGTCTGCGATTCCCGCCGCAGGTCGCCACCGAGAACAGTGGCGACGCAGCCCACTTCCACTATGTCCACGGCGCCGCGTCAGTGCCGGACGTCGAGGAGTGGTCGGAGGGCGAGCACTGGTTCACCACGGGGTTCAAGGTGACCTTCGGGGGCCACGCCCCGACCACCTGGGCCACACCCAACGGGCCGGTGGACGGGCGGATCGTCACGACGTGCCACGGGATGGGACTCGCTGCGGGGCGCATCGAGTCCTTCGACCTCGTCTACACGCTCGCCTCGACGACGCCGATCGACCGCCACACCTCCGACCACCGCGCGACGGTGTGGGTCCCCAAGGTGCGGGGTGACGGTTCGAAGCTGGACGAGTCGGTACGTGACCGCTGGGCACGCCAGCAGACCACGCAGCACGTCGCCGACTTCCCGGTGTGGGAGAACATGACCTACATCGCGAAGCCGCCGTTCGCGGCCACCGAGGTCAAGTCCTTCCACGCCCTGCGGCGGTGGATCGAGGGGCAGTACTCGAACTCCGGCGGGGCCGCGTGACCCCGACCGACTCGCTCGGCTTCGGGCTGCTCGTTCCTACCCTCGCAGAGTTCGAGCCGTGCGGCCTTTCGGACTTGCGGGCGGCTGCGGAACTCGGCGACCGTTCTGACGTCGATGTGCTGTGGGTGGGCGACCACCTCATGTACAGCGCACCGATCCACGACGCCACGGTGGCCACGGCGGTGCTCGGGGCCCTCACGTCGCGGGTCAAGGTGGGCACCAACGTGCTTCAGCTTCCCCTCCGTCGGCCGGTGGACGTGGCGAAGAGTTACGCCTCGATCAGCCAACTGACCTCGGGTCGCGTGGTGCTCGGCATCGGCGTGGGTGGCGGGTTCGAGCCCGAGTGGATCGCGGCCGGCGTGAGTCTGCGCGATCGCGGCGCGCGCTGTGACGAGGCCATCGACGCGCTGCACTGGTACTGGAACGGTGAGGAGCGCGCGGGCCGGTACGCCGTCAGCCCGGGTGTGGCGATCGACCCTCCGCCGGTCGGCGGCCGCGTCCCGCTGTGGGTGGGCGGCCGCGCCGGGGCGGCAGTCCGCCGGGCGGCGCGATGTGACGGCAGCCTGAACATCTGGGTCAGCCCACAGCGGTGCGCGTCGATCCGAGAGGAAATTACCGACCTGCGCGATGGCGACATCGCCGAGTTCACCTTCGGCCTCGAGCTGCTTGCCCACGTGCACGACGATCTCGCCACGGCGCGGGAGAACACGCGAACCGCGATCTCGCGCCTGAACCTCGAACCCGATGCGCTGGAGAAGTACACCGCGTACGGACCGCCGGAGGTCGTGGCCGAGCGGGTCCTCGCGTTCGTGGAGGCCGGCGTGCAGCACGTCAGCTTCTACCTGCCGACGGAGGGCTGGCTTCCCCAAGCGACCCGCATCGTCGACGAGGTGATCCCGCTGGTGCGCGCCGCCCGCCCCTCGCTCGTCGCCCTGGAGGCATGACGTCATGACGGATTACGGATTCCTCATCTACGAGGAGATCGACGACGCGTCGATCGTGCGGATCCTGCTGAACCGGCCGGAGACCCGTAACGCCCAGAACCGTGGGCTGCTGGTCGAGCTCGATGAGGCCTTCGCCCGTGCCGAGGAGGACGACCGCGTCCGCGTCGTCATCCTCGGCGGTGTGGGTCCGCTCTTCTCCTCCGGCCACGACCTGGGCTCGAAGGTGCATCTGGCCGAGCTCAACGAGGGGCCCGAACAGCACCCCAGCCGCCGGATCAACGGTGGCACGAAGCCCGCCACCGAGAAGCGAATGCGTCAGGAGTGGCACTACTTCTTCGACAACACGCGACGCTGGCGCAACCTCCGGAAGATCACCATCGCGCAGGTTCAGGGCAAGGTCTTCGCGGCCGGGCTCATGCTGACCTGGGCCTGCGACCTCATCGTCGGTGCCGATGACGTCGAGTTCGCCGACGTGGTCGGCAGTCGACTCGGCATGTGCGGCGTCGAGTACTTCGGGCACCCCTGGGAGTTCGGACCTCGTCGCGCCAAGGAGCTGCTCCTCACCGGCGACACGCTGACCGTGGACGAGGCGTACCGCATCGGCATGGTGAGCAAGGTCTTCCCGCGCGCGGAGCTCGAGGAGTCGACGCTGGCCTTCGCGCGGCGCATTGCGCGCATGCCGTCGATGGCGGCTCTGCTCATCAAGGAATCGGTGAACCAGAGCGTCGACAACATGGGTTTCTACAACGCTCTCAACGCCTGCTTCACCCTGCACGAACTGAACCACGCCTACTGGGCCGAGGTGAGCGGCGGCAAGGTGATCCTCGGAACCGAGGAATTCGGCCTTCCCGGGTGGAAGGACGCAGGTCCGCCCCGACCGCGGGACGCAGCGACCCCATGACCGGCACCAGCCTCGCCCCGACGGTCCTCGATGCGATCCAGACCCTCACGGACTTCGCCGCCGGTAACGCCGACGTGGACCAGGTTCTCCGGCGTCAGTACGAACTCGGTCTCGCCTGGCCGCACTTCCGCGTCGGGGAAGGGGGCCTCGGCCTGAGCCGCGCGGAGGCCCGCGCGGTCCGAGCGCGACTGACCGAGATCGACCTCCCGCGGACACCGGCCAGCTTCGTGGGACTGCACCAGGCCTCGGCGCTGTTCCACGACTTCGGCTCCGACCGCCAGCGGGCCCTGATCCCGCGCATCTTCACGGGGGAGGACCAGTGGTGTCAGCTCTTCAGTGAGCCCGGCGCCGGATCCGACCTCGCGAACGTCGGGTGCCGCGCCGAACTGCGCGGCGGGACCTGGCACATCGACGGGCAGAAGGTGTGGACGAGCAACGCTCGCCACGCCTCCCATGCTCTCCTGCTCGCGCGGACCGATCCCGGCGAGGTGAAGCACCGCGGCATGACCATGTTCGTCCTCGACATGCGGCAGCCCGGCGTCGAGGTCAGGCCGCTGCGGCAGATGGACGGCGGCGCGCGGTTCAGCGAGGTGTTCCTGGTCGACGCGCGGGTCAGCGATACGGACCGGGTCGGTGACGTCGGCGCCGGCTGGGCGATGGCGATGCACATCCTGACCACGGAGCGGGACGGCGCCAGTGAGCTCTTCGACCGGCCTGTGGAGGAGATCCTCGAACTGTGGCGCACGAGCTCACCGCGGCCTGCGCCTGCGCTCCGGGACGAGGTCGTACGCCTGTGGGTCTCCTCGCGGGTGAACCAGCTCTCCGGGGCCCGGGCCCGGCGGAGCGGTGATCCGGCGGAGAAGGCCCGACTCGGCGGCATCGCGAAGATCGCCGCGAGCGAGCATGCGCAACGGCACGCTGATCTCCTCGCGGTCCTCCTCGGGCCCTCCGCCGTCGCCGCCGCCGACTACGAGGCGGCGTTCGAGGACGACCTCGATCCACGCTCCACCGCGGCCAAGGACTTCGGCAGCCTTTCGCCGCACCGCTTCATCCTGCGCTGTCGAGCTATGTCCATCGAGGGCGGCACCAATGAGATCGCGCGCAACGTGGCGGGTGAGCGTGTTCTGGGCCTTCCGCCCGAGCCCCGCGCGGACAAGGGACGCCCATGGCGGGATCTGCTCAAGTCATGACTGATCGTCAGGTCTCCTTCGCGTTCGGCGATCTCTGGGAACTGGTGAGTGCGGCGGTTCCGGATCGCACCGCGTTGGTCTGCGAATCGACGCGCCTGACCTTCGCTGAGCTGGACGAACGGGCCGCCCAGTTGGCCGGCTGGCTCGCCGCGCAGGGCGTCGTCCCGGGGAGTTACGTCGGCGTCCAGATGCGTAACCGGTCCGAGCACGTCGAGACCATGCTCGCGGCCTACAAGCTGCGCGCCGTC from Sporichthya brevicatena includes:
- a CDS encoding Rieske 2Fe-2S domain-containing protein, coding for MHGFPHGYASGWYQVGWSGEFGPGAVVPLRYFEKDLVCFRTESGDLRISDAFCLHFGAHLGYGGKVEGDCIVCPFHGWKWDAEGRNVDIPYSDPERMKLQIKHWPVAEVDGLVLMWFGANGEAPTWDPPRMLPEGADHLTDFWPVYPDTCHVWPGLRFPPQVATENSGDAAHFHYVHGAASVPDVEEWSEGEHWFTTGFKVTFGGHAPTTWATPNGPVDGRIVTTCHGMGLAAGRIESFDLVYTLASTTPIDRHTSDHRATVWVPKVRGDGSKLDESVRDRWARQQTTQHVADFPVWENMTYIAKPPFAATEVKSFHALRRWIEGQYSNSGGAA
- a CDS encoding LLM class flavin-dependent oxidoreductase, giving the protein MTPTDSLGFGLLVPTLAEFEPCGLSDLRAAAELGDRSDVDVLWVGDHLMYSAPIHDATVATAVLGALTSRVKVGTNVLQLPLRRPVDVAKSYASISQLTSGRVVLGIGVGGGFEPEWIAAGVSLRDRGARCDEAIDALHWYWNGEERAGRYAVSPGVAIDPPPVGGRVPLWVGGRAGAAVRRAARCDGSLNIWVSPQRCASIREEITDLRDGDIAEFTFGLELLAHVHDDLATARENTRTAISRLNLEPDALEKYTAYGPPEVVAERVLAFVEAGVQHVSFYLPTEGWLPQATRIVDEVIPLVRAARPSLVALEA
- a CDS encoding acyl-CoA dehydrogenase family protein, yielding MTGTSLAPTVLDAIQTLTDFAAGNADVDQVLRRQYELGLAWPHFRVGEGGLGLSRAEARAVRARLTEIDLPRTPASFVGLHQASALFHDFGSDRQRALIPRIFTGEDQWCQLFSEPGAGSDLANVGCRAELRGGTWHIDGQKVWTSNARHASHALLLARTDPGEVKHRGMTMFVLDMRQPGVEVRPLRQMDGGARFSEVFLVDARVSDTDRVGDVGAGWAMAMHILTTERDGASELFDRPVEEILELWRTSSPRPAPALRDEVVRLWVSSRVNQLSGARARRSGDPAEKARLGGIAKIAASEHAQRHADLLAVLLGPSAVAAADYEAAFEDDLDPRSTAAKDFGSLSPHRFILRCRAMSIEGGTNEIARNVAGERVLGLPPEPRADKGRPWRDLLKS
- a CDS encoding enoyl-CoA hydratase, translated to MTDYGFLIYEEIDDASIVRILLNRPETRNAQNRGLLVELDEAFARAEEDDRVRVVILGGVGPLFSSGHDLGSKVHLAELNEGPEQHPSRRINGGTKPATEKRMRQEWHYFFDNTRRWRNLRKITIAQVQGKVFAAGLMLTWACDLIVGADDVEFADVVGSRLGMCGVEYFGHPWEFGPRRAKELLLTGDTLTVDEAYRIGMVSKVFPRAELEESTLAFARRIARMPSMAALLIKESVNQSVDNMGFYNALNACFTLHELNHAYWAEVSGGKVILGTEEFGLPGWKDAGPPRPRDAATP